AAATAGTCTGGAAGAAAAAAGAAAATTTAGCGAGAAGGACCTTGAACTTGTAGAAAAAATTGCTCCTCTTATAGCAAGCTTCTTGGAGCAGGAAAACTTGGAAAAAAGAATCTCCAGACTAAACAAGGAAGCCCTTCTTATCCTTGTTGAGGCTATTGAGGCAAGAGACCCTTATACAGGCGGACATGTAAAGGCTGTAACTGATTATTCCCTAAAAATGGGAGAGTTTTTAAAATTAGATAGGGAAGAGTTAAAAACATTAGAGATGGCAAGCTATTTGCATGATGTGGGTAAAATAAAAGTGCCAGATGATATTTTAAAAGCTCCAAGAAAGCTTACACCTGAAGAGTGGGAGATAATGAAGATGCATCCTATATGGGGAGAGGAGTTTCTGAAAAAATTTACCACCTTTAAAGATATTGCCAAAATTGTAAGGCATCACCATGAAAGATGGGATGGGAAAGGTTACCCTGATGGACTTTCCGGAGAAAATATACCTTTTCTATCAAGAATTATCGTGCTATCAGATAGTTTTCAGGCTATGACCTCCATAAGACCTTATAAAAAGGCACTTTCCTTAGAGGAAGCTGTAGAAGAGATTAGAAAGGAAAAGGGAAAGCAGTTTGATCCTGAGCTTGCAGAAATCTTCATTGAGGTGGTAGTTGAAGATCTAATTAAAGAAGGAGTATAGGGCAGGATTTAACTCTTTCCTGCCCTAACCCTCTAAGATTTTAGGCTTATTATAGCTTGGGATAGATCCTGAATAGCCTTTGTTAAATCCTCTAACTTATGCTCTATCCTTAAAAGTAAGATCAAAGATACTACAATTGGAAATCCCAAGTTACTTATTATCTGTATCAAATTAGTATCCATATTATCAAACCTCCATATGAATATATCTCTTCCCCTCATCTATCTTACAATATCTAAAACCTAAACTTTTTACTATCTCATAAACCTCCTTTAGATTTTTTGCAGTAATATCGCAGGCTCTTCCCATTGTATGCCTTGAATTTTTCACTCCTCCAACCTCCATGTTATGCTTCTCGCATCTATACCCACTGGTTATAACAAAACCTCCCTTTGTCTTCTCCCACAAAATCTCCATTTTTTCCAAAAGATCTGGATGTATCTTTACTTGTTCACAACATCTACATTGGAAATCCATCAAAAGAAAATGAGGAGATATTTTTAATTCATTTACTCTACGCATCTTTTATCTCCTTATCCCCTAAAGCTAAAATTACCTTTGAAATTAATAAGGGAAGAAATTCCTTTTCAAAAAATGTGGGCAAACATTCAGGACATACTGGAGTATCATCTATAAAAAACATAAAGTTCTTTTTCTTATTACAAATTTTGCAGGTATAATTGGGAAAAGTTTGATAGAGAAAACTAAATTTAAAAGTTAATTTTTTTACCAAGCTCTCAAACATAGAAACCTCCCCCTTTATAATAGGCAGGGGAATTCCCCTGCCCAAAATTAATCGTAATAATCACTAATATTTGTCTCAATAACCCTTGCATCTACCTTTGCTACTAAATCTCCTGTCCTCCCCTGGAATATATTCTGGGCTATGATTAGGTCCATAGCTTGTAAAAGCTCCTCCTCTGTAACATCATCCTTTGGATCTGGAATTCTTATAGTAAAATTGCTTCCTCCACTATCCCTAAAAACAAGCCTTATATATTTTCTTGAAGAGAAATTTGCCATTCTCTCACCTCCCTTTCACTCATTACATTTCAACTAACTCCTCATCATTGGTTCTTACCACCTTTACTAAGGGGTATTTTTGCAAACTTGCCAACTTTTCTGCTACTGCGTAAACAGAGCTGTCACTGGCATCCGCCTTAACATTATTAAAGCTTCTACTTCTTATTACTGGATTTCCTTGTTGAAATCCCACCTGAACCCTTAAAATCAAACGAGAATTGTAAGGAATAGAATTTACTGCCATCTATCTCACCTCCTTTCTATTAAAAAAATAGAGGAGTGGGTGACAGAATAATCCAAAAGAGTAAAGAAAAATACTAAATTTTATGGTAAAATATTCATAGAAAATATACTAAAAAGGGAGGAATTGTATGGGCATTTACAATTATAAGGTAAAGTATAGAGGAAAGATCTACGAGATAAAGGTAGAAAAAGATAAGCTCATGATAGAGGAAATTCTAAAAAATCTTGGGCTATCAAGGGAGTATGCCTTTGTGGTAAAAAATGGAGAGATTGAGATGGATGGGTATATTTATCCGTCTGATGAAATTGAGGTTATAAATGCGGTCTCAGGAGGATAAATAATGAAATGTACTATCTGTAAAAGTAAGGGGATGGATAATAAAGCTATTATCGACCTACCAGCCCATAATATTAGGCTTTGCAAAGAGCATTATATAGAGTGGTTTGAAAGAAGAGTAGAAAGAACCATAAAAGAGTTTAGGATGTTTACAAAAAGGGATAGAATTCTTGTCGCAGTATCTGGAGGAAAGGATAGTTTAGGGCTTTGGTATGCCTTAAATAAGCTTGGCTATGATGCAGATGGCTTGCATATCGACTTGGGCATATATGATTACTCTGAAAAAAGTAGAAAGATTACCGAGGATTTTGCCCAAAAGATTGGAAGAAGATTATACATTATCGATCTAAAAAGGGAGATGGGAGGAATACCAGAGATTAAAGAGAAGATAAAGAATAAGCCTGCATGCTCCATATGTGGCACTATAAAAAGATATTACATGAACAAGGTAGCAAGAGAAGAAGGCTATAATGTACTTGCTACAGGGCACAATTTAGATGACGAATCCGCAGTACTTCTTAATAACATATTGAATTGGCATTTAGAGTACTTGGGAAGACAATATCCAGTTCTTGAGGAGGAAGAGGGCTTCGCAAAGAAAGTAAAACCATATTTTAGAATATCAGAAAAGGAGAGTGCCATATATACCTTTTTAAATGGGATAAAATACATAGAGGAAGAGTGCCCATTAAGTATTGGAGCCAATTCCTTAAAGTATAAAGAAATATTGGGAAATATAGAGGAAAAATTCCCTGGAACAAAGCTTAGATTCCTAAATGGATACATGGAAAAGATCCATCCCTTATTTGAAAAAAGGGAGGAAAAAGAAGTAAAATCTATGGGGAGATGTAAGATCTGTGGAGAGCCATCCTCTTTAGATATATGTGCGGTTTGTAATATAAAATTAAAGATGGGGAAGGGAGGGGATTATTCCCCTCCCCAAATACTAATCTTTAGTCAGAAAAGATATCCTTATCGTAAACCTTAAGCTCATCGTAGGTACCTCTTAGGGATCGAGCTTCATAGGGCCAATAATTTTGAAAGGGATTGTGACCAATGAAAAATTGATAAGTATTATTTAGATCCGCATTATAATCTGCCTCTGCCTTCAATACTCCATCTATATAGATTCTTAGTTTACCTTGGGTTTTGTTCCAAGTAATAGCTATATCGTAAAATTTATCACTCTCAAAAACAAAGTTATTAGTGTCTGAATAATCAGGGTTAGAATTAGCAGTAGACCAATCAGAGCTATTCCAAGTGCCATAAGCCATATTAGTAATATTTCCTCCTCTAAAAAGTAGAGAGAACCCAAAAGCTCCAGTATATGCGTAAAGCCATCCTACTGTATCTATTAAAAATCCTTGATGGGGATAACCTAAATTCGGATCATTGTAAACAGTATACATATCAGCATCTGGCTTGAAATAAAATCTTATGGTTCCCTCAGTAGGATTTATACATTGAGAGCTATACCCTACATAGCTATTTAACTCATCAAGATGCACAGCTTTTCCCTCTATTCCATCCACAAAAGAAATATTTCTTGTTCCATTTACAGTTTCACTATAGAAAGAACTAAAGAGGGTAGAGGTTGTATTAACAGAATCTTCAAACTTATCTATGAATACAGGTGCAAAGGGAACCTTAACTACTGTTACCACCTTGCTTGTTCCAACATTTCCTGCATTATCGTATGCCTTTGCATATATGGTATGCTCTGAATTATCATCATAACCTGATACATCCCAATCGTACTTATAGGGAGAAGAAGTAAACTCTTTTACCTTTACATCATCAATAAAAAGCTCCACCTTTTTTGATACCAATATTATCCATTACCTGAATCTCAATAGTGACTACACCTGAAACCTCCGATGAATCTTGTGGCGATAAAATACTCACCTGCGGTTTTACTGTATCCTTTTGGGTACATCCAGAGATTGCAAAAACAAAAAGGAAAAATAAGAGGAAAAGGGAAACCTTCTTCACAATAAACATCTCCTTTCGTGGAACAATATTTAGCGGAAGATGTTTTTTCTCTCAAAAAACCCCTTCTGCTATACCTACATTATAACAGATGAAAATAAAAATAAATGTGATTTACGTCACAGATCTATCTCCTCTTAATCCAAACCTGCATGGGACCTTGTTCTCTATTTGCCCAAGCATAATAAGGGATAGCTTTAAATTCCACATCAGACATCTTTGAACTTACTTCCTTAACTGGTAAATATAAATTTTTCTTCCATATATTTCTATCCACCAATTTCCCTTTTCCTCTTACTACAACAACGCCACCTAATATGGGCTCAAAATTCGAGGTTAAAATAGTATCTGTAGGAATTTCTAAATCACAAATATTAAATGAGTTATCCACCTGTTCCAAACAATAGACTATTGGTCCTCTTTTTATAGCAATTCTTCCTGTATTATCTAAAACTTTTGGATGGGACTCTATTAGTTGTATCTCCATGGAAAGATCAAGCTTTAAAACATCTTTCTTTTTCCATTCCCTCTCTATCTTCACATATCCATTCAATTTTGTGGGGAAGATCTGTGTGTCATTTACATATATGGAATACTTTTTACACCAATTAGGTATTCTTAAGTAAAGACTATATTCTCCGTCAGTATTTATGTTAAATTCCACTAAACCGTCCCAGGGATACTGGGTATTAACCTCAAACTCTATTATTTTTCCATTCCATGATATTTTTGCCAAATTTGATGTATAAAGATGCACCCAGATACCATCAAAGGATTTTGAATATATGTACCCTGGCAAACTTGCAATTAGTCTTGCTATATTTGGTGGGCAACAGGCACAAGCAAACCATTTCTGTCTTCTATGCTTACCATTATTACTTAGAGGATTAACATAAAAATAATATTCTCCATCTAAGGAGATGCCAGAAAGTAATCCATTGTACAAAACAAGCTCCATCATATCTGCAAATCTTCCTTCAGGAGATACATGAAGCATTCTATAGTTCCACATCATATTAGCAATACTGGCACAAGTTTCTGCATAGGCAGTCTCATTAGGAAGTTCATACTCCTCTCCAAAGGCTTCTCCTTCATGTCTTGCTCTTGCACCTCCTGTAATATACATCTTTCTTTCTGTAAAGTTATGCCATAGCCTTTCCAAGGCATTAAGAATCTCCTGGTCTCCAATTTCCAAATACAAATCTGTAGCTCCACAATTTAAATAAAGAGATCTTACTGCATGCCCAACTATTTCATCCAGCTCTCTAAAGGGCTTATGGTCTATATGATATAAATCTCCGCCTACTAAACCTTTGCCTCTCTCATCAATAAAAAATTTGGCTAAATTAAGATATTTATAATTCTTTGTTTCCCTAAATAGCTCCACTAAAGCCATTTCAATCTCAGGATGTCCACTGGTTCCTTCCCTTTTACCAGGACCAAAAACAGAATCAATATGATCTGCAAATCTAATAGCAATATCCAAAAGACTTCTTTCCCCTGTAGCCCTATAGTAGGCTATTCCTGCTTGTATAAGGTGCCCTGCACAATAAAGCTCATGCATATCTTTTAGATTTGTCCATCTATCCTTCTTCTTTTCAAAGGTAAAGAATGTATCAAGATATCCATCCTCATCTTGAGCAAGACGAATCTCCTCAATTACCTCGTCCACTAACCTTTCCAAATTTTCATCTCTCTCCGTCATCAAGGAGAAAGAAACTGCCTCAATCCATTTATACACATCCGTATCATTAAAGAAAAATCCAAAATAATCTCCCTGTATCTTTCCACTTGCTCTTCTAAAATTATTTATTCTTTGAGTTTGTTCTAAAAGCTCATATTGGGTAGGAATAGTAACTTCTTTAACTACCCTTAGTCTATCTGCTAAAAGCCCATTTGTAAGTTTTACCGAGGATACAGAAACAGGGTGAAGTTTTGAATAGGCACTATTAGAGGTATCAATAATATATTTTCTTTCTTCCATAATTCACCAACCTCCAAAATTGATAAAATGATTAAATGGTCTTACCATATTATAATATAAACAAAAATTTATTTAAATAGCTTCTCTATTTCATCCTCCCACATTTTATAAAACCTATCAATCAGCATATGGATCTTTTGAATATTTCTTGTTTTTATTCCCTCAAATATTTCTCTATGATATGAGTAAGTTTTTTCTGCAAAAACTGGATTTTCCCGTGGGTCTTGCCAGGATAAAAAGATGTCCTTTAAACCTTCCAAAAAATCATAGAGAAATTTATTTTTTGAAGCTCTATATATGGCACTATAGAAGTTCCAAAGCTCTTCCAAGCTCTCCTCGCTTCTCCTTTGAGTTTCCTCAAGAATATTTAATAACTTCTCAATACTTTTAATCTCCTCATCATCTATATTTTTTATAACTTCCTCAAAAGCAAGCTTTTCCAATGCTTTTCTTACTTTTATTACGTCAAGAAGTCTTTCCTTCTCCTTTGTATCTACATGAAGGACTATATAAAACATTTCAGGAGTAAAGGGATTTTTAATGTATATACCACTTCCTGGCTTTACCTCTACAAGATTTAA
The window above is part of the Dictyoglomus sp. NZ13-RE01 genome. Proteins encoded here:
- a CDS encoding YvrJ family protein → MDTNLIQIISNLGFPIVVSLILLLRIEHKLEDLTKAIQDLSQAIISLKS
- a CDS encoding thiamine biosynthesis protein ThiS, with amino-acid sequence MGIYNYKVKYRGKIYEIKVEKDKLMIEEILKNLGLSREYAFVVKNGEIEMDGYIYPSDEIEVINAVSGG
- a CDS encoding TIGR00269 family protein, with amino-acid sequence MKCTICKSKGMDNKAIIDLPAHNIRLCKEHYIEWFERRVERTIKEFRMFTKRDRILVAVSGGKDSLGLWYALNKLGYDADGLHIDLGIYDYSEKSRKITEDFAQKIGRRLYIIDLKREMGGIPEIKEKIKNKPACSICGTIKRYYMNKVAREEGYNVLATGHNLDDESAVLLNNILNWHLEYLGRQYPVLEEEEGFAKKVKPYFRISEKESAIYTFLNGIKYIEEECPLSIGANSLKYKEILGNIEEKFPGTKLRFLNGYMEKIHPLFEKREEKEVKSMGRCKICGEPSSLDICAVCNIKLKMGKGGDYSPPQILIFSQKRYPYRKP
- a CDS encoding arabinosidase translates to MEERKYIIDTSNSAYSKLHPVSVSSVKLTNGLLADRLRVVKEVTIPTQYELLEQTQRINNFRRASGKIQGDYFGFFFNDTDVYKWIEAVSFSLMTERDENLERLVDEVIEEIRLAQDEDGYLDTFFTFEKKKDRWTNLKDMHELYCAGHLIQAGIAYYRATGERSLLDIAIRFADHIDSVFGPGKREGTSGHPEIEMALVELFRETKNYKYLNLAKFFIDERGKGLVGGDLYHIDHKPFRELDEIVGHAVRSLYLNCGATDLYLEIGDQEILNALERLWHNFTERKMYITGGARARHEGEAFGEEYELPNETAYAETCASIANMMWNYRMLHVSPEGRFADMMELVLYNGLLSGISLDGEYYFYVNPLSNNGKHRRQKWFACACCPPNIARLIASLPGYIYSKSFDGIWVHLYTSNLAKISWNGKIIEFEVNTQYPWDGLVEFNINTDGEYSLYLRIPNWCKKYSIYVNDTQIFPTKLNGYVKIEREWKKKDVLKLDLSMEIQLIESHPKVLDNTGRIAIKRGPIVYCLEQVDNSFNICDLEIPTDTILTSNFEPILGGVVVVRGKGKLVDRNIWKKNLYLPVKEVSSKMSDVEFKAIPYYAWANREQGPMQVWIKRR